The Bifidobacterium animalis subsp. animalis ATCC 25527 genome has a segment encoding these proteins:
- a CDS encoding NADPH-dependent FMN reductase — translation MAQLTNEERIEVNDGREMKVLMIVGSLRKNSFNKQLAAMAEQELGDRASVSVLDWSEVPVFNQDEEFPTPKSVAEARVAVNEADAIWIFTPEYNHSVPGSLKNLFDWLSRPLEDGTPSVLTGKVMTMSGVGGLNTLRYAFAAWMPSLTLFKMRIVPVPFTGVTLNREMFSTDKLELNAAMRTSLKYQADATLQAIAEAE, via the coding sequence ATGGCACAGCTCACCAATGAGGAACGTATCGAAGTGAACGACGGTCGCGAAATGAAAGTGCTGATGATCGTCGGATCGCTGCGCAAGAACTCGTTCAACAAGCAGCTTGCGGCAATGGCGGAGCAGGAGCTCGGCGACCGCGCGTCGGTGAGCGTGCTTGATTGGAGCGAGGTGCCGGTGTTCAATCAGGACGAGGAATTCCCCACGCCCAAGTCGGTCGCCGAGGCGCGCGTTGCGGTGAACGAGGCGGATGCGATCTGGATTTTCACGCCCGAGTACAACCATAGTGTGCCGGGGTCGCTGAAGAATCTGTTCGACTGGCTGTCGCGACCGCTCGAAGATGGCACGCCGTCAGTGCTCACCGGCAAAGTGATGACGATGAGCGGCGTGGGCGGTCTGAACACGCTGCGGTACGCGTTCGCGGCGTGGATGCCCTCGCTCACCCTGTTCAAAATGCGCATTGTGCCGGTGCCGTTCACGGGCGTCACACTCAACCGCGAGATGTTCAGCACCGATAAGCTCGAACTGAACGCGGCGATGCGCACGTCGCTAAAATACCAGGCCGACGCCACGTTGCAGGCGATTGCCGAGGCCGAGTAG
- a CDS encoding PIN domain-containing protein has product MTIAFLDANVFPHVWLTDVLLTFADFNLFSPIFSEEVLQEATRTFIDKLGKTSDFVMRYIEQIRTIDSAYLSSPQPPLCTAAVIPDVDDRHVVTAAYNGNAEFIITFNLKDFPNEQLETMGLTALHPDDFLTWLASQQHKLCMEAMNYLVDSKKNPPRTMQEELNHLAQTGMPMFASAIRNQNM; this is encoded by the coding sequence ATGACCATTGCGTTTCTGGATGCGAATGTCTTTCCGCACGTCTGGCTCACCGATGTTCTCCTCACCTTTGCCGATTTCAATCTGTTCTCGCCCATTTTCTCCGAAGAAGTGCTTCAGGAAGCTACACGCACATTCATTGACAAACTAGGGAAAACATCTGATTTTGTGATGAGATACATTGAACAGATTCGCACTATCGATTCGGCCTACCTGTCATCGCCACAACCCCCACTCTGCACTGCAGCGGTCATTCCTGACGTCGACGATAGACATGTGGTCACCGCCGCCTACAACGGAAACGCCGAATTCATCATCACGTTTAACCTCAAGGATTTTCCAAACGAGCAACTGGAGACAATGGGATTAACGGCCCTGCACCCCGACGATTTTCTCACATGGCTGGCATCGCAGCAGCATAAACTGTGTATGGAAGCCATGAATTATCTAGTGGACTCCAAGAAGAATCCCCCTCGTACTATGCAGGAGGAACTTAATCATCTAGCACAAACCGGAATGCCAATGTTCGCCAGTGCAATTCGGAATCAAAATATGTAA
- a CDS encoding GNAT family N-acetyltransferase, which translates to MTLVFRPYRHTDYPALVSIVKDTWRYDEMASPKIAKLLAEVFVSSCLCNATHSIVAQVDGEVAGVILLKDIARHRCSVSDRWRQVSALTRLLLRREGRKIMGIFRNVSCVDARLLDEIDTQYRGEIALFVLDGRYRGCGIGKALYERALASLRARELMPFYLFTDTSCNYRFYERQGLRRRAQHEETVRVGAREQAMAFFVYEGGDSVGDAAAA; encoded by the coding sequence ATGACGCTTGTATTCAGACCGTACCGGCATACAGACTACCCTGCACTCGTATCGATTGTGAAAGACACTTGGCGATATGACGAGATGGCATCGCCGAAAATCGCCAAGCTGCTTGCCGAAGTATTCGTGTCGAGCTGTTTATGCAATGCGACGCATTCGATCGTGGCGCAGGTCGATGGCGAAGTGGCGGGTGTCATACTACTCAAAGACATCGCGCGGCATCGTTGCTCGGTAAGCGACAGGTGGAGGCAGGTCAGTGCGCTCACGCGCCTGTTGTTACGGCGGGAGGGGAGGAAGATCATGGGCATCTTCCGCAACGTCAGCTGTGTCGACGCGCGGTTGCTCGATGAAATCGATACTCAATACCGCGGCGAGATCGCATTGTTTGTGCTTGATGGAAGATACCGTGGGTGCGGCATCGGCAAAGCGTTGTATGAACGGGCCTTGGCGTCCCTGCGAGCTCGTGAGTTGATGCCGTTCTACTTGTTCACCGATACCTCATGCAACTACCGGTTCTATGAGCGGCAGGGGCTGCGCCGCCGCGCGCAGCATGAAGAGACCGTGCGGGTGGGGGCTCGAGAGCAGGCGATGGCGTTTTTCGTGTACGAGGGCGGCGACTCAGTGGGTGATGCCGCGGCGGCATAG
- a CDS encoding Spy0128 family protein produces MLAWGVGVPRVQADEGSAPADYGEIPQEFLTNAKFDNDVTTAGSPSMLDYILKHYNLFVEEETTAGHVVGPVVIGGDYHNQANVGQPGVYTHTAPTYVRGTWGRPESGVATNEQELPLYLGTNNFRGVTWADDWGNPISPGVPSKKPVLKDKTDDNTTVILPQLNYQTDRIYFTDEYLNFADVFAGIEEQAKSLVQNAVQHGVVVDVTHKAPHHRLEIVDGQEFLVLDAGHEYVLSDDLLNKYANNIILNIEGSDQDVPIEQIARTLICSTSNNPKTPTIDRYRVGNEVKKLQSAEKAVGLSLVFVYPNATNVSVDGGSIFGHIVAPHAHVQADVQYNGCILAKSATMTSEGHMWPYSSNRPLKPEPVPNSLSMQLGLKTLKGGELTWGRFQFALQEAQESSESSGRWQPAPDGKSFTGLNAQDGSIGFTVSLPSSSSETSLEHDLHYILSEMHGGEKNVTYDASSYLVTVRVSVPSGGKPIVIGYPQYQRLNADGSIDESASSPDGTFVNVEHKDVTVQPKFEKTVDGQDPMAQQRFVFELTAQNGDPMPNDEQGNERTSMTAVNEGRLIVFDAITYTSEMLGDDASKEFRYTVQETGIAEGTSGEFVLDSEPRAVVVTLSKDEDGILHVETTYEGETTFKNTTKTVPADVNLSLTKTVQGDAAPETGTLFTFHVRLSDSQGQAFSAEQLQSYTPFSPDSAVSVDVGSDDGGAYLIVKLPRDTCWTLESLPQGTRYAIEETDLPEGYSLVSLSPSTGVLKSSMEVIATNRFDRADVTVTLPETGGCTMAAPVALGLCVIALTVALFPVVIRRR; encoded by the coding sequence ATGCTGGCGTGGGGTGTGGGCGTGCCGCGCGTGCAGGCCGACGAGGGGAGTGCACCAGCAGACTACGGTGAGATCCCTCAGGAATTCCTCACGAACGCCAAATTCGACAACGATGTCACAACGGCAGGGTCTCCTAGCATGCTGGACTACATTCTGAAGCATTACAACCTGTTCGTCGAAGAGGAGACGACCGCCGGGCATGTCGTGGGACCCGTGGTGATTGGTGGCGACTATCATAATCAGGCAAATGTGGGGCAGCCAGGCGTCTATACGCATACAGCGCCAACGTACGTGCGTGGAACATGGGGGCGGCCTGAGTCCGGAGTCGCCACCAATGAACAAGAGTTGCCATTGTATCTGGGCACGAACAATTTTCGAGGCGTTACTTGGGCCGATGATTGGGGGAATCCAATCTCCCCCGGTGTGCCAAGCAAAAAACCGGTGCTCAAAGACAAGACAGACGACAATACCACGGTTATCTTGCCTCAGTTGAATTATCAAACTGATCGCATCTACTTCACTGATGAATACCTCAATTTTGCAGATGTGTTTGCGGGGATTGAAGAGCAGGCAAAGTCATTGGTGCAGAATGCCGTACAACATGGTGTCGTCGTTGATGTGACGCACAAGGCGCCCCATCATCGACTCGAGATTGTAGATGGTCAGGAGTTTTTGGTCCTAGATGCTGGCCATGAATATGTTCTATCCGATGATCTACTGAATAAGTACGCCAACAACATCATCCTGAATATCGAAGGCAGTGATCAGGATGTCCCGATTGAGCAGATCGCCCGCACGCTAATCTGCTCGACCAGCAACAATCCAAAGACTCCCACAATAGACCGCTACCGTGTGGGAAATGAGGTCAAAAAGCTGCAGAGCGCGGAGAAGGCTGTCGGTCTATCACTGGTGTTCGTATACCCCAATGCGACAAACGTGAGTGTGGACGGCGGCTCCATCTTCGGTCATATTGTGGCACCGCATGCGCATGTCCAAGCAGATGTTCAATACAACGGATGCATTCTTGCCAAGAGTGCAACGATGACCAGCGAAGGTCATATGTGGCCATATTCCTCCAACCGTCCGCTGAAACCGGAACCCGTGCCTAACAGCCTGTCCATGCAGCTAGGGCTTAAGACTCTGAAAGGGGGCGAGCTGACGTGGGGCCGATTCCAGTTCGCGTTGCAGGAGGCTCAGGAATCCTCGGAATCGAGCGGGCGGTGGCAGCCGGCTCCAGATGGGAAGTCCTTCACCGGTCTCAATGCGCAGGACGGGTCCATCGGATTCACTGTTTCTCTGCCGTCTTCGTCAAGTGAAACTTCCCTCGAGCACGATTTGCATTACATCCTGTCGGAAATGCACGGCGGTGAGAAGAATGTGACGTACGATGCGTCGAGCTACTTGGTCACGGTGCGCGTCAGTGTTCCCTCCGGTGGCAAGCCGATCGTCATAGGCTATCCGCAATACCAGCGTTTGAATGCCGATGGTTCCATCGACGAGAGCGCCAGTTCGCCGGATGGGACATTCGTCAATGTCGAACACAAAGACGTCACAGTGCAGCCCAAATTCGAAAAAACCGTGGATGGCCAGGATCCCATGGCGCAACAGCGGTTCGTATTCGAACTGACGGCGCAGAATGGCGATCCCATGCCGAACGATGAACAAGGGAACGAGCGTACGTCGATGACCGCGGTGAACGAGGGGCGTCTCATCGTATTCGACGCCATCACTTACACCTCCGAGATGTTAGGAGATGATGCATCTAAGGAATTCCGGTATACGGTCCAGGAAACCGGCATCGCCGAGGGCACATCGGGCGAGTTCGTTCTCGACTCGGAGCCACGAGCGGTCGTGGTGACCTTGTCCAAGGATGAGGACGGCATCCTGCACGTCGAGACGACGTATGAGGGCGAAACGACCTTCAAGAACACCACGAAGACCGTCCCGGCCGACGTGAACCTCTCGCTCACCAAAACCGTGCAGGGCGATGCGGCTCCGGAGACGGGCACGTTGTTCACGTTTCATGTGCGACTCAGCGACAGCCAAGGGCAGGCATTTTCCGCAGAACAGTTGCAGTCCTATACACCGTTTTCGCCGGATTCCGCGGTGAGTGTCGATGTGGGGTCCGATGACGGCGGCGCATACCTCATCGTGAAGCTGCCGCGAGATACCTGTTGGACTTTGGAATCGCTTCCCCAAGGCACGCGATACGCAATCGAGGAAACCGATCTGCCCGAGGGCTATAGCCTCGTCAGCCTGTCCCCGTCCACAGGTGTGCTTAAGTCATCCATGGAGGTCATTGCGACGAACCGATTCGACCGCGCCGATGTGACCGTCACCCTTCCCGAAACCGGAGGATGCACGATGGCGGCGCCGGTGGCACTCGGTTTGTGTGTGATCGCGCTGACCGTTGCATTGTTCCCTGTGGTCATCCGCCGGCGTTGA
- a CDS encoding helix-turn-helix domain-containing protein codes for MGLAELRKAKGLSQIKLAKASGVASSRIADIERGRRDIRNASFMTVLRLADALKVKDLRKFLEP; via the coding sequence ATGGGATTGGCTGAGTTACGTAAAGCAAAGGGACTTTCGCAAATCAAGCTAGCCAAGGCATCGGGCGTGGCATCGAGCCGCATTGCTGATATCGAGCGCGGTAGACGTGATATTCGCAATGCATCTTTCATGACTGTATTGAGGTTGGCTGATGCCTTGAAAGTCAAGGACTTACGGAAATTCTTAGAGCCGTAA
- a CDS encoding DUF4234 domain-containing protein has protein sequence MTYPTQPNQNPAFPQQSPVYAAPAPVYQLPTNRSLAKFILLGIITFSIYPIVIMTTTAEDLNIIASRYNGKKTMNYCLMFFLISWLTLGIGWLVWHNNFSARIGDEQRRRGLAPTVTAATYWLWAVLGSLIVVGPFIYYYKVLNAMNELCAAYNATGC, from the coding sequence ATGACGTATCCGACACAACCAAATCAAAACCCTGCGTTTCCGCAGCAGTCTCCGGTATATGCAGCACCCGCTCCCGTCTATCAGCTTCCAACGAACCGGTCATTGGCCAAGTTCATTCTGCTGGGCATCATTACGTTCAGCATCTACCCCATCGTTATCATGACCACCACGGCCGAGGACCTCAACATCATCGCCAGCCGCTACAACGGCAAAAAGACGATGAATTACTGCCTCATGTTCTTCCTGATCAGTTGGCTCACACTGGGCATCGGCTGGCTCGTGTGGCATAACAATTTCAGCGCGCGCATCGGCGACGAGCAACGTCGGCGCGGACTGGCACCCACCGTCACCGCCGCCACCTATTGGCTGTGGGCAGTACTGGGCTCACTCATCGTGGTGGGACCTTTCATCTACTACTACAAGGTGCTCAATGCGATGAACGAGCTGTGCGCCGCATACAACGCAACCGGCTGCTAG
- a CDS encoding MerR family transcriptional regulator — MLSVAQFAALHGINKRTLHYYDDIGLFSPAYKTANGYRYYAQRQDLEFEYIMMLKDLGLSNQEIIDYRSHPDPDELNGLFTRNLDDIDARIRSLQRMRTVLQTLQQRLAVCRRLTHTELQVVTLPETRIVRIPLNVDQSDVNLIYGTARARWSREQLQMGIGAYIDVQRIYDGDRNRYSGVYSVAVDNEDGEPLPAGDYVQMLHRGNWNTLPDCYAQILEYCAHHHLRLAGCAYELGLNEFALRSADDYVTRIRIRVERQQE; from the coding sequence ATGCTCAGCGTGGCGCAATTCGCGGCGCTTCATGGCATCAACAAGCGCACATTGCACTACTACGATGACATCGGACTGTTCTCCCCCGCATACAAGACAGCGAACGGATACCGCTACTACGCGCAACGGCAGGACCTCGAATTCGAATACATCATGATGCTCAAAGACTTGGGATTGAGCAATCAGGAGATCATCGACTACCGCTCACATCCTGACCCAGACGAATTGAACGGGCTGTTCACGCGCAATCTAGATGACATCGATGCGCGCATACGCAGCCTGCAACGGATGCGGACAGTACTGCAGACGCTGCAGCAGCGCCTCGCGGTCTGCAGACGGCTCACCCACACCGAACTACAGGTGGTGACGCTGCCGGAGACACGGATTGTGCGCATTCCACTCAACGTCGACCAGTCCGACGTCAACCTAATCTATGGGACAGCACGAGCGCGATGGTCGCGTGAACAGCTGCAGATGGGCATCGGCGCTTACATCGACGTGCAGCGCATATACGACGGCGACCGCAATCGGTACAGCGGTGTCTACAGCGTTGCCGTCGACAACGAAGACGGCGAACCGCTGCCGGCTGGCGACTACGTCCAGATGCTGCACCGTGGGAACTGGAACACGTTGCCGGACTGCTACGCACAGATACTCGAATACTGCGCGCACCACCACCTCCGGCTCGCCGGATGCGCATATGAGCTCGGCCTCAATGAATTCGCGCTCCGCTCGGCCGACGACTACGTCACGCGCATCCGGATCCGCGTTGAACGGCAACAGGAGTGA
- a CDS encoding transposase-like zinc-binding domain-containing protein, giving the protein MRTRSSRARICEICGSPMKKNGHDRLGSQRWMCTDCNATRGVRHYRRRDRGELSAFLAWPFGPAAQPGPSRTFRRRTAGCWRIHPRLEPDGVVRHVLMADGTYLRHGRCLLTAIDGASGAVVAFRWCRHENTADYLALFEKIPAPNVLVCDGMRGIETAARSAWPSTRIQRCLVHVRRDCVNDLTHRPRLQAGRELKRLADALVTIREPDHAAHRSALPHDAIGFAGVD; this is encoded by the coding sequence ATGAGAACGCGATCGTCAAGGGCGAGGATCTGCGAGATATGCGGTTCGCCCATGAAGAAGAACGGACATGACCGATTGGGCTCGCAGCGGTGGATGTGCACCGACTGCAACGCCACACGAGGGGTGCGCCATTACCGGCGTCGGGACCGCGGCGAGCTCAGCGCGTTCCTCGCATGGCCGTTCGGCCCGGCGGCCCAGCCCGGCCCCTCGCGCACGTTCCGCCGAAGGACCGCCGGCTGCTGGCGCATACACCCCAGGCTGGAGCCCGACGGCGTGGTGCGGCATGTGCTCATGGCCGACGGCACCTACCTGCGCCACGGCCGTTGCCTGCTGACCGCCATCGACGGCGCCAGCGGGGCGGTGGTCGCGTTCCGGTGGTGCCGCCATGAGAACACCGCCGACTACCTGGCATTGTTCGAGAAGATCCCCGCGCCCAACGTGCTGGTATGCGACGGGATGCGCGGCATCGAAACGGCCGCCCGCAGCGCGTGGCCGTCCACCCGCATCCAACGATGCCTGGTGCACGTGCGCCGCGACTGCGTCAACGACCTGACGCACCGGCCACGCCTGCAGGCCGGACGCGAGCTCAAGAGGCTAGCCGACGCGCTCGTGACGATCCGGGAGCCCGACCATGCCGCCCACCGGTCTGCCCTCCCGCATGATGCGATAGGCTTCGCCGGCGTCGATTGA
- a CDS encoding helix-turn-helix domain-containing protein yields the protein MMTIEAIPISHVQSGTAYLTVGDGKAYVLDESTLELVMQALTENTPETAIPHDDSTEADDLLTTGEAAHILGVSSKTVGRILDAGEIPYVRYTERGNRWVSRANVLAYRENAHKRHRDHLRNMQEIASEGNLDAVDYATYLTQFE from the coding sequence ATGATGACCATCGAAGCGATTCCCATCTCGCATGTGCAAAGCGGCACGGCCTACCTTACCGTCGGCGATGGGAAGGCGTATGTGCTCGACGAATCAACACTGGAACTGGTGATGCAAGCATTGACGGAAAATACTCCGGAAACGGCGATTCCCCACGACGATTCCACCGAAGCCGACGATCTTCTCACCACCGGCGAGGCCGCGCATATTCTCGGCGTATCTTCAAAAACGGTGGGGCGCATTCTGGACGCCGGAGAGATTCCCTACGTGCGCTACACAGAAAGAGGGAACCGTTGGGTAAGCCGCGCGAATGTGCTCGCTTACCGGGAAAATGCACATAAACGCCATCGTGATCATCTCAGAAACATGCAAGAGATTGCTTCGGAAGGCAATCTCGACGCTGTCGACTACGCCACATATCTCACTCAGTTTGAATAA